Proteins from one Salarias fasciatus chromosome 14, fSalaFa1.1, whole genome shotgun sequence genomic window:
- the LOC115400753 gene encoding extracellular calcium-sensing receptor-like, with product MQGTARLPAFSVDGDYIIGGVFSIHYYMHTVKHNYTTMPEPLRCTGSMDSRELRFSRAMVFAVEEINNSSELLPGIQLGYQIYDSCASVPVAVHVAFQLSNGLDPMFHTGDDCTHSGRVVAIVGESGSTPSISMSRIIGSFNIPQVSHFATCACLSDKQQYPTFFRTIPSDQFQADALAKLVKHYGWTWIGAVHSDSDYGNNGMASFLDAARKEGICVEYSESFYRTHPRSRIKTVADVIRRSTATVVVAFVASGDMRILLEELSQEPTPARQWIGSESWVTDPDMLRFSFCSGAIGFGIQQSVIPGLREFLLDLSATEVAASPLLTEFWEDAFSCKLGKSAAKDMPDCDGTEDMQTLESPYTDTSQLRITNMVYKGVYAIAHAIHDALCYEINSKIHCDKLTQLESKQVFAQLKKVNFSQNGYDVSFDDNGDPVAVYELVNWQKSETGLIELVTVGHYDASLPIGQEFRINRNLTWVDGGQKVPVSVCTDSCPPGTRKVLQKGKPICCYDCVPCPEGEISNSTDSPDCYPCPKEFWPNANRDTCFLKPVEFLSFSEILGIVLTVFSLIGACLAITTATVFFRHINTPIVRANNSELSFLLLFSLTLCFLCSLTFIGPPSEWSCMLRHTAFGITFVLCISCVLGKTIVVLMAFKATLPGSNVMKWFGPTQQRMTVVSFTFIQVLICTIWLVLSPPFPIKNLTIYKEKVILECDLGSAIGFWGVLGYIGLLAVFCFVLAVLARKLPDNFNEAKLITFSMLIFCAVWIAFIPAYVSSPGKFTVAVEIFAILASSFGLIVCIFAPKCYIILFRPEKNTKKYLMNKNQD from the exons CATGGACTCGCGTGAACTGCGCTTTTCACGTGCCATGGTGTTTGCAGTTGAGGAGATCAACAACAGCTCCGAGCTGCTGCCAGGCATCCAACTCGGGTATCAGATCTATGACTCGTGCGCCTCAGTGCCCGTGGCTGTGCACGTGGCATTTCAGCTGTCAAACGGCCTGGACCCCATGTTTCACACCGGTGATGACTGCACCCACTCTGGTAGGGTTGTGGCCATCGTGGGTGAGTCAGGGTCCACACCGTCCATCAGCATGTCGCGCATCATCGGGTCCTTCAACATTCCTCAA GTGAGCCACTTTGCCACTTGTGCTTGCCTGTCCGATAAGCAGCAGTACCCCACTTTCTTCAGGACGATCCCCAGTGATCAGTTTCAAGCAGATGCACTCGCTAAGCTGGTGAAACACTACGGCTGGACGTGGATAGGCGCAGTCCACTCCGACTCAGACTATGGAAATAACGGAATGGCCTCATTTCTGGATGCAGCTCGCAAAGAGGGCATCTGTGTGGAGTACTCGGAGTCCTTCTATCGCACACACCCACGCAGTCGGATCAAAACAGTGGCTGATGTCATCCGCAG GTCCACAGCTACGGTGGTAGTAGCATTTGTGGCCTCTGGAGATATGAGgatcctgctggaggagctgtcgCAGGAGCCGACGCCAGCTCGCCAGTGGATAGGCAGTGAGTCCTGGGTGACAGACCCAGACATGCTGAGGTTCAGCTTCTGTTCCGGGGCCATCGGATTTGGTATCCAGCAGTCTGTCATCCCGGGCCTGAGAGAATTCCTGCTGGATCTCTCAGCCACTGAAGTGGCTGCCTCACCACTGCTCACTGAGTTCTGGGAGGATGCGTTCAGTTGCAAACTGGGAAAAA GTGCTGCTAAAGACATGCCTGATTGTGATGGGACTGAAGACATGCAGACACTGGAGAGTCCATACACTGACACATCTCAGCTCAGAATCACCAACATGGTTTACAAGGGTGTCTATGCAATTGCACATGCCATTCACGATGCACTGTGCTATGAAATCAATTCCAAAATCCATTGTGATAAACTCACTCAGCTGGAGTCCAAGCAG GTTTTTGCTCAGTTGaaaaaagtaaatttttccCAGAATGGCTATGATGTGTCATTTGATGATAATGGTGATCCTGTGGCTGTTTATGAGCTTGTTAACTGGCAAAAAAGTGAAACAGGCCTCATTGAGTTGGTGACAGTGGGGCACTATGATGCATCGCTACCCATCGGCCAGGAGTTTCGTATCAACAGGAACCTCACATGGGTGGATGGCGGCCAAAAA GTGCCAGTGTCAGTGTGCACTGACAGCTGCCCTCCTGGAACTCGGAAAGTTCTGCAGAAAGGGAAACCCATCTGCTGCTATGACTGTGTTCCCTGTCCTGAGGGTGAAATAAGCAACTCTACAg ATTCCCCTGATTGTTACCCATGCCCGAAGGAGTTCTGGCCTAACGCAAACAGAGACACCTGCTTTCTCAAGCCTGTGGAGTTTCTTTCCTTCAGTGAGATTCTGGGAATCGTCTTGACTGTTTTTTCATTGATCGGAGCTTGTCTGGCCATCACGACCGCAACTGTATTCTTTAGACACATCAATACTCCTATAGTCAGGGCCAACAACTCTGAGCTGAGcttccttcttctcttctccctcACTCTGTGTTTTCTATGCTCTCTGACCTTCATCGGACCCCCCTCCGAGTGGTCCTGCATGCTGAGACACACAGCGTTCGGCATCACCTTCGTCCTCTGTATCTCCTGTGTACTCGGTAAAACCATAGTGGTGTTAATGGCCTTCAAAGCAACACTTCCAGGTAGCAATGTTATGAAATGGTTTGGTCCTACGCAGCAGAGGATGACTGTAgtttcttttacttttattcaaGTTTTAATTTGTACTATTTGGTTAGTGCTCAGTCCTCCTTTCCCGATCAAAAATCTAACAATATACAAAGAGAAAGTCATCCTGGAATGTGATTTAGGGTCTGCTATTGGATTCTGGGGAGTTCTTGGGTACATAGGCCTTCTGGCCGTCTTCTGCTTTGTGTTAGCCGTCCTCGCCCGTAAGCTACCTGATAATTTCAACGAGGCTAAACTAATCACTTTCAGCATGTTGATATTCTGTGCAGTCTGGATCGCCTTCATCCCAGCGTATGTCAGCTCTCCTGGGAAGTTTACTGTGGCTGTCGAGATATTTGCTATTCTGGCCTCCAGTTTTGGACTGATAGTGTGTATATTTGCTCCAAAGTGTTATATCATATTGTttaggccagagaagaacaccAAGAAATActtaatgaacaaaaatcaaGACTAG